In a single window of the Chaetodon trifascialis isolate fChaTrf1 chromosome 19, fChaTrf1.hap1, whole genome shotgun sequence genome:
- the cox7a2b gene encoding cytochrome c oxidase subunit 7A2b translates to MNRHIFALQQVARRTIASSARRQANNKVPLNQKLFQEDNGVPVHLKGGTSDALLYRATMVLTVLGTGYVLYEVVKAAFPQKK, encoded by the exons ATGAACAGACACATATTT GCGCTCCAGCAGGTGGCGCGGCGGACCATCGCTAGCTCTGCCCGCCGGCAGGCTAATAACAAAGTCCCACTGAATCAGAAGCTGTTTCAG GAGGATAATGGGGTGCCAGTTCATTTGAAAGGAGGCACGAGCGATGCTCTGTTGTACAGGGCAACGATGGTCCTCACTGTCCTGG GAACTGGGTATGTTCTGTATGAAGTGGTGAAGGCAGCGTTCCCTCAGAAGAAATAA